The sequence ccccccccctcctcctattTTTCTTGTTGTTTCAATTGTTATCTCCTGTCTGGTTGTAAGCATGATGCTATCTCTAGTTTTAAAAAATAGCATAATAACTGGGTTCAATGTTTGGAGACGACCGTGCACATTGTCAACTAATTGCCACAAAACATATGACCATTCACGGGATGTAATTTATGGCATTTGTTGCAGGATTGTGGCAGACATCAAGACATGCAGTTGAAAGAGAGGACATCTAATCTCTCCCACATTTTAATGGGTAAATAAGTCTTTGTCTTTCCACAATGGGCATTGGCGTGTGAAGGGTAGTCTGGTGCTGAATAGCCCCAATACATCACCCAGATGGATGTTACACATGGGTGGTGAATAACAAAATGAAACCCTTTAGAGTGGAAGAGTTATATGAAAAAGCGACTAATACATGAATGTATTCGGTATACTTTTTTTATTAACTATTGTAGTAGTTGTGgtggaggtagtggtagtggtagtcatAGTATCTGTATTTATTATTTACCCTTATATGGCTTAAACCAATACGGTCTCAATGGAATATCAAAACAATAACAATGAATCATTGTTTTTTCACCTTCGACAGACATATACATTTGTATGTCACTTGTGGGAAAACAATAAAAACAAATGATTTAAACATGTATGTCACAAAGCATGGTTAGGTTTAGAGACATACAAACGTCCACTTTGTGAAAGAGATGGTATGTTGCATTTCCCTTAGTCATGTCTGTCCAGAGGCTGAGTGATGCATCTACAGCCCATTAATTACAACTTGGATCAGCAGTGACAGACACTCTGTCTGAGGAGCCGGTGGCAAGCCAGGACACTTTACCAGTTGAAACTTCACTGATAAGGTCAAACTTGCTGGAGTCAGTTTGGATTATCCACGCCTAGCTTCCTTCCTCCCTACGACGTGCATCTTAAAATAACAGGGCCGGGACTCTTTAGTGCCTTTACGTGTCACTCCAGTATGCGCCATTTAAAACCCAATTAAAAACAGCACAAAATAGAAACTAAGAGTTATTTCAGTGTCAGCGATGATGTAACAGGAAGTGCTCATTGAGAAGAATAGCAATCTCAACAGACTTGAGGGTCACATGGGAGAACTTCAACACCGCACGGGCCAGGAGAACACACAGTGCCCTGTCACACGTACAAGATGCTAGCATAATGCAGGGAAAATGCTGCATCAGATTTCTCTGTTAGAGAAGTGGAACAGATTCAGAGATCAGCACTCTCACATTATAATTAATGTCATCGCATACACTGATCAAGGCCTATGTATTATATAAGATAAACAATGTACATTAGCATATACACCTTGTAGAAATGCTGATGTAAACACCAAAATTGAGTTGATCCCACAAATGCAACTTTAATCACTGGCTACCTCCATATAAGAACGGATAATAGATGTGGTCTGGAAGCTTATGATAATGCAACGCCAAAAGTTGTCCTCTGATAATTATTCGATAGATGCCCGTGTGCTGTTTGACTGGCATTTGGAGCCATCCCAATTACCCTATGTAATTCTCTGTGCTACTTGAGTCAGATTAGGATAGGATAATCCCACTGTTAATTTCTCAATGGAGACACAGCTCACACGTCATGAACGTGGAAGTGACATGACAGCTTTAGGCTCTCGCAGTGAAGACAACATTCTTTTGGATCTGTTACAAAGCAAGCATACATAGGATATGATCCTCTCACAAAAGAGAGTGGCTTTTTTTCCCCTGCTGCAATTTGTATGAGCTGCTGCACAGGAACCATTTTAGTTTTAATGGGCTTTACTTAGCATCCTTCAGAGGACTATTCTACTTTAATCTGTTTATAGCCCTTCCTCCAAGCAGCAACGCACAAGGAAGCCTGCCGGATGGGTGCAGTTAAATAGTTTATCCTGCCAGAGCCCCTGTGTGTTAGcttgagcttgtgtggcccaTCTGAGATTCTGCAGCAGGCGTACCACTAAAGGAACGCATCACCAAGCAGCCTGCTATGAAAGATTACTTAATGCGTAGTGCAAACTCAATTAAGACTCGGTTAAACTCAGAGCAAGGACTCTACAGGGAAGCTTTTTTATGTCATGTTGGTGCATGTGACTTTTGACCTTTGACCTGCTGGGGACAGAGATAGGAAACGTGCGTGTTTGGTTGCAGTGACCTTGGGtcctacagtggttcttcctttaaaagttttgAGCTTATGCCGCGACCGTTTGCGGTAGATTGTGGCAGATTGTGGTAAACTGCGTcattctgtcattgcaccacactatCACAAGAGGGAGTTAGAACGCTGATCTATCGGTAATCTAAACTGTGGCACAAATTGACTATCTTTTCGGAAATTAATGGCGGTGTGAATGTTTTCAGTCCGAGAGTCTCTCTTCTCTGGCactagagtcctgcatcaggcAAAATAAAAAAGTAGCTAGCTGTGGTCCTGGAGTTGAGAGAGAACTTGGGTAAATACAATGGCGCAATTACACTTGACATGTGGactgactttttttttttaaataggcatggtgggtgtttgttttctttccttctaaaaaaagaaagaaatcattctaaataacaaacggTCTTTATGTACCACAGTGTGAAAGTGTGATAGCCCCTCTATATGAAGTGAGTTTCTGAGACACGGAGACCTATTTTGCTGATGTGAAGAAGAAACGGAATGAAAGAGAGTCCCGCGAGGATTTGTcagcataaagctgagtgactcactcatttgTGGCTTTGGATCAcgttgggttctgagaatatgaaatatacttattcatgtcactgatgtAGTGCTGaggtttagagggtctacaccagaagttaatggttataggaggaaggtatatagtgtgtgcaattaagcttggaatgtgttgagtgcagggaagtgattacatgtggcaggcattgataaggagagagagccatggattagtgatggaggggggttgaggtcaggttagGTCACTTTAAGGGAGGAATAAATGTTTATGGCCCATATCACTAGTGTCCTGCCTAGCAGTAAAGAACAATGTTTGTtacagatgtgtaggaggagactcagcctaggaggaagggttaaatatcagtgcttgtgtgaaaatgtttttgtctaatgcagctgtattgatcctctgggaagaataaacttggttaatCTTTCATAGTGTCCTTTGAGTTTTTTAgtctgagaattagaacctaacaatcaaaataaataagtaccaacatacTTTCTGATAGTCttaaataaagaaatgttttgaccAAGTTCATCtgctcatgttgtgtgtgttcaattattcgtgacattgtggttacaatgaagaatgaaactaaataaatcaaatcaatccTACTCGTAATGAATAATCAGATGCGTGTTGCGTCACAACTAcgtcacacctgcccagacccacctgctcacacccccatctccagcgcccacatcactctccgccacatggcctcaaactgcaccattttgtttctctccgttgCCCACACGCACTTTAAACATTTGGACAATAAAGCATTAAAAAAGGCTGACAATGGCCAATGTTAATGTATGTGGAGTGTTATGTTCTGTTTAAGCAGCAATAAACTGGAGCAGTTACTTTAAGTCCCAGAGCATGCACGCTCCAAAGGTCAGAGGAGGAAGAGCACACCTTCAAGCCCTTAAATCATTCAGAACCATTGTGGATGCTTGCGTGTTTCTccattccatccctccatctaaaAATACATCCTTtgtctccgggaagaagaaaagTCTGAAAAGTAAAGGACGATAATGATCAAAGTCCCCTCAAACTGTAATACTGACGTGGACAACGAAAACACATTGTTCACAAAATAGATACAGTGCGTTTTGTCTGGTACAGCCAATCTCAATCAGTCACTAGCATTCTTATTGTCCAGGCATAACAATGGATCAATGTCGCCCTGCTTACAGCTGAGATGAGTTGAATACGTTCTGCGTTGTATTGGTTGGTACAATGAAATTTGCCAATGGCGGTTTTGCAGGTATTATGAACGCTAAAATGAGATTGGCAGGTAAAGCTGACGTATAATGGCTCATATTGGATGCGAAGATGCGTTCTGTGAAAATAACCAGAGCAACACAATCACAGGCATGCATGCACAGTCACACACTCCACACCCCATGCCCAATCCGCAAGAGCTGAAGATCAATAGCATGATGAATTACCGTAATATCACAATTGACTTGCATTCAACTGAAGCTCTTCATTTTAATAACCTCCTGAAATTGTCCACCTTAAATATTGAAGGGCAGAAGACAGCAGGGAGAGAGACGCGGGGGGATGGAAAgttgagaggagaaaagagaagacaTATGCCCCCATCTGCAATTCCAGTTTTTACGCTGTTGTTTTCCTTGTCTACGTCATTCTAGTGAAATGGAAAATTCAACCCAGGATGAGTGAATGCAGCCAAGCCTTTTACGGTGCGGTGCACATCATAAACAAGTCAGCATATGGGAGCATCCTGTGCGTGGGTGCGCCGTAAACGTATAGGACCCCACGACTTATGGGTTTGAAACATGCTGTTGATTAAGCCTGTGATTATGGGATAGATGATAACCTGCATTAGTACAGGCTAAAGCACACAGGGCAATTGTGCAAATCGGTAATTGCTCAAACATTATATCCAGGCTGGCAAGGTACTAAATGGAAAATACAGTGAGTGCTTCCAAGGATAAGAAGCCCTAGAGTTGTGTGCTCTGTTGGTTACTATGCAGAGTAGGGGTATTTTATTATAGCATACACAGTAGAATTTGCTCAGTGAACAACACTGCTTACAATTTTTTCCACCACTACCGTGTTTTGTGGTCTTAGATAAGGCCATTTCTCCTTAGACGTGCAGTGTTAAGCACATTAGTGCCATTTATACATAATGTTTAGATACATCCGAACCATGAATAGTTGAAAACCTCAAGAATCTCATTTGCACAGGGCTTTGTGTTttacttaaatattttgtataTTATACTGCAATGGAATCAAATGTATCTCTAAATGTAGCTTGAAAGTACAAGAGTAGTTCAGAGAAACGGGGCGTTACAGTACCTTGGGATTTCGTATGCCTTGATCGGCAAAGGCAATAGAGGCAATGCCTTCAGCCAAACTGTTAAATGCACTAGACAATCTGCTTTACACGAGCTTATGGCTAACTTCCTATTCTGAATGATGTTTTGAGTAGTAAATTAGAGTTGTACACCACTGACTTCTTGGGAAAGCCATTGATACGCCGTCACTCACGCATACGGTGGGTAATAGTAGGATATTGCTTTTGGATGCATGCGTTTATCTCCTCAATATCCTGGTTTGCATGCTCATCTATTCATCAATGAATCTGTTGCTAATTATGTTTTTTAGACAGGTGGTTTCTGCTTGATCTTAAGTGTTGTGTGTGTTCGGGCTGTGTGTCTAGAGGATGCCCAGTCAATTTAACAACTGCACGTCTCCTAACGATTGCTCAGTTAATTTGCTCCGTGTAAGCTTTGCCGCTCAATAAGGAGACatgctagaaagagagagagcgagagcacacAACAATTCCCTCAGTGGGAAAGCCATCTTCTTCGAGACAGAGCACTGCTGGCACGCTGTCTTGGCTCTGCTGTACCTGCCCAACAAGCTACTGTACAAAGACATGATGTGAAAAttgatggagaaaaaaaaaattctctgttttgttttgtcttttatgTGGGCATGTTTAAGCTCCTGTGCTTGGTTCCCATGTTACATGTTACTTGACAGTTCTTGTGAAAAATCACAATGTCTGCCCGCTCTCCAAGTCTGTTATCTCAGGCCCAACAAGGCTGTCTGTCTCAGACCAATCTCATCCCTAATATCCTTCACCTCAGGTGAAGGCGCTAGCTGCTTTTGTTGTTGTCAGTGCACCATTGATTGGTGCCAGAGTGGGCTGCCATTTTCTTTCTGGCCCTGCAATGCTGAACAGCTAAACATGTTGTCTCGGGGATCTATATTCCTAGTAGCAGCCCAGTGTGTTCCATTGAAGTAGGAACACCTCCCACCCATACCCCTAATGGGATTTgtctccataagcacaaaaataacaaaacgtgTTTATTCTTCTTAAGGCTAGCGCTCCTGCAAGTTATTGTTGTGCCTAACAAGCCAGCAATACCTCACTGCAATAGCTCAATTAATATGCCAGTTTTTCTGTGCATGATAAAGCCTCGGCAACGAGAGAGGATAAAGAAACGTCAACCCAGGCTCCTGATGTTCTACCGAGAGTACAAATAGATGGACTATCGCTGACAGTTTGGTGTGACTTATTGACCCCGAGCCAAATTGCTTTCCAGGATCCCTGCACATGGGAGGCTTAAGATAGCGAGGACTTGTATCGTACTCATCCCATAGGGGAAGAGAGACGCGTTGTTAACAGGGTTTCCGAGGGATTGGAGGAATCCTAGCGCCGCTATCCAACTCATTATTCACACCCCTGCATGTCCCGggcgtctctctctcacttttctcGCTCACTTCAGCCCGCAGTGTATATTCACCACTCTCTCTatgcttatttttttttttacctcgcACAAAGACAGATGGAGGTGTGTATGTAGATAGAGCCCCCAGTCTGACGCTATCTCTCTTCTGCTAAATCTAGACCTCTACCTCAGAAGACAAATGGATCAATGGAAGCAGAGCAGCAGAACAATGGAGACCTAGTGACTGGTGATCACATAGTTGAGAAGCAATGAATGGTTGATGTCTACTATGGATGTGTTGACTGAGGTATAGACCGGCAGTCTGTTGTGGAGCTAAACCTTCTCTCCTACCTGACCTAATCACTACTGCGCCTTACATGGCCCTATCTCTTCAGTCAATGTCATTACAATGTGTCTGTTTGAATTGCCCCTAGGAGAAGCTTCAGTAGCAGGTTGACCCTGTCCTAAAGTTCCACAGAGAGGTTTAGACCATTTTTACCCACAGCCACGAGGCTTTTCAACAAGTGTAGTTGATGAACTATTTTACGAGGTCTTCCTATTGCACAGTCACAGTGCTTGTTTTCCCCCAGAGTAGGGTAGAAAACAGGACTTGAGTCAGACTCTGCTATTTTAGGGATACTATTGTGGAGGGGCCTTTACGTGTCTTAATATCCATTGTTTTTTCTCATGTGTTGGTCATTGTTGCATGTCCTGTCCTTGTAAGTCATTGATGATGCATGCTGTGATTTGGGAAACAATTTCCCAAGTTGAGATTAATAAAGTAATTCTTTACTCTCTACTCATATTAACCGTGGCCTCATTGTTGTCACATTTCCCATCGAAATGTTCCAATGGAGTGAGTGTGTGCTAACTAGAAGGTCCCCTGCAGCTTTCACATATACATGTACATGGAGATTGAATGCACAGAACTACAATGTTGCCACAATCTCACAATAGGAAATAACATGAGCTGAAGGTGTTAGGTGTTGCTTAGGCCATGTACAGTATGTCTTATTTTAATGGGCTTTGCTTTTGTTCAAGTTTGATAGTGTCTCGTGGTTCCTGGGTTAATACATGAGCCCATACTGAGCTGTCAGTGTGGATGTGCCAGACAGGGATGATTACCAAAAGAAAAGAGCTCAGCCTGGCTGTGATGGAGCATGCATGTGCCAGATAAAGCAGGGCTCTTTGCATACAACATCAAAGAGATTAGCATATTGAAACAGGATTTGCAACGTGAACTTTAGCTGGGGTTCTTTGTGAGCATTAGATTAGTtgcggagagagaggaggatagaccATGGCAGGCCAGAGGAAGGAGTGAAAGATGTACCTCAGATGGCCATTGTGGCAAAGGTCCACGTGATGTCCACGCAATTCCCAGTAAAATGTGATATGTTCAAATCAGATCAAAGTTTGTCACGTAcaaagattagcagatgttaaagtAGGTGCAGCACAATGCTTTTGTTCCAAGCTCCAGTAGTGCAGAACATTTGTATGCTCTTCCATTTCTGGGGTGTTGCccaaattatatttgtcatatgcgccgaataccttaccgtgaaatgcttacttacaagcccttaaccaacaatgcagttcaagaaatagatttaagaaaatatttacttaataacctaaagttaaaaaaatacaatcaaaaagtaacacaagaataTTACagaacaataatgaggctatatacaggggataccggtaccgagtcaatgtgcgtgggTACAGTCCAGTCGAGGTAGTCTGtacatgtattttacatttaagtcatttagcagacgctcttatccagagcgacttacaaattggtgcattcaccttatgacatccagtggaacggccactttacaatagtgcatctaaatcttttaagggggggggggtgagaaggattactttatcctatcctaggtattccttaaagaggtggggtttcaggtgtctccggaaggtggtgattgactccgctgtcctggcgtcgtgagggagtttgttccaccattggggggccagagcagcgaacagttttgactgggctgagcgggaactgtacttcctcagtggtagggaggcgagcaggccagaggtggatgaacgcagtgcccttgtttgggtgtagggcctgatcagagcctggaggtactgaggtgccgttcccctcacagctccgtaggcaagcaccatggtcttgtagcggatgcgagcttcaactggaagccagtggagagagcggaggagcggggtgacgtgagagaacttgggaaggttgaacaccagacgggctgcggcgttctggatgagttgtaggggtttaatggcacaggcagggagcccagccaacagcgagttgcagtaatccagacgggagatgacaagtgcctggattaggacctgcgccgcttcctgtgtgaggcagggtcgtactctgcggatgttgtagagcatgaacctacaggaacgggccaccgccttgatgttagttgagaacgacagggtgttgtccaggatcacgccaaggttcttagcgctctgggaggaggacacaatggagttgtcaaccgtgatggcgagatcatggaacgggcagtccttccccgggaggaagagcagctccgtcttgccgaggttcagcttgaggtggtgatccgtcatccacactgatatgtctgccagacatgcagagatgcgattcgccacctggtcatcagaagggggaaaggagaagattagttgtgtgtcgtctgcatagcaatgataggagagaccatgtgaggttatgacagagccaagtgacttggtgtatagcgagaataggagagggcctagaacagagccctgggggacaccagtggtgagagcacgtggtgaggagacagattctcgccacgccacctggtaggagcgacctgtcaggtaggacgcaatccaagcgtgggccgcgccggagatgcccaactcggagagggtggagaggaggatctgatggttcacagtatcgaaggcagccgataggtctagaaggatgagagcagaggagagagagttagctttagcagtgcggagcgcctccgtgatacagagaagagcagtctcagttgaatgactagtcttgaaacctgactgatttggatcaagaaggtcattctgagagagatagcgggagagctggccaaggacggcacgttcaagagttttggagagaaaagaaagaagggatactggtctgtagttgttgacatcggagggatcgagtgtcggttttttcagaaggggtgcaactctcgctctcttgaagacggaagggacgtagccagcggtcagggatgagttgatgagcgaggtgaggtaaggtaagggagaaggtctccggaaatggtctggagaagagaggaggggatagggtcaagcgggcaggttgttgggcggccggccgtcacaagacgcgagatttcatctggagagagaggggagaaagaggtcagagcacagggtagggcagtgtgagcagaaccagcggtgtcgtttgacttagcaaacgaggatcggatgtcgtcgaccttcttttcaaaatggttgacgaagtcatctgcagagagggaggaggggggaggagggggaggaggattcaggagggaggagaaggtggcaaagagcttcctagggttagaggcagatgcttggaatttagagtggtagaaagtggctttagcagcagagacagaagaggaaaatgtagagaggagggagtgaaaggatgccaggtccgcagggaggcgagttttcctccatttccgctcggctgcccggagccctgttctgtgagctcgcaatgagtcgtcgagccacggagcgggaggggaggaccgagccggcctggaggataggggacatagagagtcaaaggatgcagaaagggaggagaggagggttgaggaggcagaatcaggagataggttggagaaggtttgagcagagggaagagatgataggatggaagaggagagggtagcgggggagagagagcgaaggttgggacggcgcgataccatccgtgTAGGGgcaaagtgaccatgcatagatcATAAACAGTAGCAGCGGTGTAGAAACAAATTCACAATCACAATTCTCTTTCTACTGCTGTTCTTGTCGAGGAAAAAGTGGGATGATTGAGCTTTTTCAGAGTGGCTGACAGGTAACAAGGCTTAACCAATCAAGAGCTGACAGCTTGAAAGGCTGGGGTCATCCGTCATCTATGGCTGATCTGGATGGTGCGATAGAGACTGTCACTATGGGACAAGAGCCAGGTGATGCACACGGGTTCAACCCGTATCTCAGCTTTAGGAATCTGTTGTTTTTGCCATCATCATCAAAGTGTTGTGACAAACTCACCAATGGCTATTATCAGTCAGGTAAGGCTTTTGACATGTGCTATGTGTTGAAAGGAGGGGAGTTTTTGGTGCTCTGCATCACATGGTAATTGATAACTATGGCTTGGGAAATGGGTATTGATATCCTTTCAC comes from Salvelinus alpinus chromosome 21, SLU_Salpinus.1, whole genome shotgun sequence and encodes:
- the LOC139548615 gene encoding uncharacterized protein, with protein sequence MTDHHLKLNLGKTELLFLPGKDCPFHDLAITVDNSIVSSSQSAKNLGVILDNTLSFSTNIKAVARSCRFMLYNIRRVRPCLTQEAAQVLIQALVISRLDYCNSLLAGLPACAIKPLQLIQNAAARLVFNLPKFSHVTPLLRSLHWLPVEARIRYKTMVLAYGAVRGTAPQYLQALIRPYTQTRALRSSTSGLLASLPLRKYSSRSAQSKLFAALAPQWWNKLPHDARTAESITTFRRHLKPHLFKEYLG